The Sulfurihydrogenibium azorense Az-Fu1 genome contains the following window.
AAAGAGCTTTAGCTGGAGTTCCAGAAGGTATTGAGTTTCCAATAAACCCAGTCATGGTAAAAGTACTTCAAGCAATAAGAGAAGTAGGAAATCTTTATGTAAAAGAAAGTAAAGTAAGAATCCTTCCTAAAAATTGGAAAGAAGCTATAAAAATCTCTAACTTGGATCCTGAGACTTTTGGAAAAGAGCTTGAAGTTGCAAGAATTGCAGGATTTATAGGTAAAACTTCTTTACATGAATCAGGTCTTCAAGTATTAGAAGCTGCTGAACTGTTAAGTAAATAATAGTCTTAGACGGGGTTTTTGACCCCGTTTTTTGTTGAATTTTTTCTTAAAAAGAATTATAATATAAATCTCTATTACGGAGGGTGTAGCTCAGTAGGCAGAGCACGAGGTTGTGGCCCTCGGGGTCGCGGGTTCAAGTCCCGTCATCCTCCCTCTCTTAAATATCTTTTGCCCTTGTCTCTTACATTGTTTCTTGAAATAAGTAAAATAAGGAATAACATTAAAAATAAAATAATTTGAAGGAGTCTTTAATGTTTGACCTAATTATAATCGGGATGGGGCCCGGTGGCTATGAAGCTGCCTTAACAGCACTAAGAAAAAAAATCAATGTTGCCATAGTAGAAAAGAGTAAATTAGGGGGAAACTGTTTAAACAGAGCTTGTATTCCTACTAAGTACTTAAGAAGTGGAGCTCACAGTATAGAAAAACTTCAAAAACTTAAAGCTTATGGAATAGAAGTAAAAGATTACTCTATTGATTACAAAGCCGCTTTTGAAAATAAAGAAAAGTCTATAGGATTTTTAAGGAAATCTTTAGAGCAACTCTTAAAATCAAAAAAAGTTCCTGTATTTAAAGGCAAAGGTAAAATCATTGATAAAAATAAAGTTGAAGTCTCTTACCCTGATGGCAGTAAAGAGATTATAGAAGGAAAAAACATAATCATAGCAACAGGGTCTTATCCAGCTTCTGTAGGAAAACTTATTCCTGATGGAAACTACATCATTACAACAGAAGATTACATGGAAAAGTTAGACACTTTACCTGAAAGTATGTTAATAGTTGGTGGTGGAGTGGCTGGTTGTGAGATAGGATACATTGCAAAAAGTTATGGATGTCAGGTTTACATCACAGAACTTCAAGACAGACTTTTACCTTCAGATATAATCTCTCCTGAAATATCAAAAAACCTTCTTAAAAAGCTCAATTCAGTCGGAATAAAAACATTTTTCAACACTACCGTAGAAGACTTTTCTATAGAAGAAAGTAAAATTAAAGTAAAACTTTCAAACGGTGAGATTATAGTAGTCGATAAGATACTTTTAACAGTAGGTAGAAAACCAAACACTCAAGACATAGATACAATAGGAATAGAAAAAGATGAAAAAGGTTTTATTAAAGTAAATAGCTACCTTCAAACAAATTTTGAAAATATTTATGCAATAGGTGATGTTGTTAACTCTCCTATGCTTGCCCACATAGCTTCTTACGAAGCAAAAATTGTACTGCATAACATCACTTCTCAAGATAAAAAGATCCCTGATTACACACTTACTCCTTGGGCTATATTCTCTGGATACGAAATAGGACATGTAGGATTAAACGAAGAAACAGCTAAAAAACAAGGATTAGAAGTTATATCAGGGTACTACCCATTTACTTACAATGAAAAAGCTGTTGATGAACTTGAACCTGAAGGTTATGTTAGACTATACTTTGAAAAAAACAGTAAAAAAATAATCGGTGTTGATGTAGTAGGAATAGGAGCTTCTGAGATTATTCATCAAATAGCAGTCTTTATAAAAGAAGGATACACAGCAGACCAGGTCCATGAGTTTATCTACTTCCATCCTTCTTTAAGTGAGATATTTGCCTATGCTTCCTATGATATTGCAGTAGGAAAACTGTTTTAAAAAGTGGTAAAATTTGTATGGTTATCTAAAAAGAGGTGATTTTTTAATGTGTGGAGTATTTGGAGTTTTTAACAATAAATCAGCTGCCGAACTTACATTTTTAGGTTTACACGCATTACAGCATAGAGGACAAGAGTCAGCTGGTATAGCCGTATCAGATGGATACGATATAAACATCAGACTTGGGTCAGGACTTGTAACCCAAGCTATAAAAGAAGAGGATATTAAAGAGTTAAAAGGAGATATTGCAATAGGTCATGTAAGGTACTCTACAAGTGGAGGGTCTAATCCAAAAAATATTCAGCCATTTTTCGCTCACTTTTATGGAGGACAGTTTGCAATTGCCCATAATGGCAATCTTGTAAATGCTGAAAGACTAAAAAGAGAACTTGAGATGGAAGGTGCAATATTTAGGTCAACCTCAGACACAGAAGTGTTTGTTCACTTAATAGCAAAGTCAAGACAACCTGCCCCTCCTCACATAAATCTCCACAAAAACGATGAAGATTTTCTACCCCATGTATTTGAGGCAATGAAAAAAGTGAAAGGTGCTTACTCTTTAGTAATCCTGAGAGAAAAACAGCTTATAGCAGTTAGAGACCCCCATGGATTTAGACCACTGGTTTTAGGTAAAAATAGAAGTGGGTCTTACTTTGTAGCATCAGAAACCTGTGCTTTAGATATTGTAGACGCAGAATACTTAAGGGATATAAATCCCGGTGAAGTCATTGTAATAGATGATGCAGGAATAAGGTCTTACTATCCTTTTGAACATACAGAGAATCCAAAAAAGTGTATATTTGAGTTTGTTTACTTTGCAAGACCTGACAGTAAAATATTTAAAGATTGGGTTTATAGTGTAAGAAAAGAGTTTGGTAGAAGACTTGCAAAAGAGTATCCTATAGATGCAGACTGTGTAATACCTGTTTTAGATTCTGGACTACTTGCAGCTCTTGGGTACAGTGAAGAAAGCGGAATACCTTTTGAAATAGGTTTAATAAGGAATCATTACGTTGGTAGAAGTTTTATCCAGCCATCTCAAGAGATAAGGGACTTAAGCGTAAGACTAAAACTAAACCCTGTAAGAGACGTTATAGAAGGAAAGAGAATAATAGTGATAGATGACTCTATAGTTAGAGGTACAACCAGCAGGAAAATAGTAAATATGTTAAGAAGGGCTGGAGCAAAAGAAGTTCATATGTTAATAAGCTCTCCTCCCGTTGTAAGTCCTTGCTACTACGGAATAGA
Protein-coding sequences here:
- the lpdA gene encoding dihydrolipoyl dehydrogenase, which gives rise to MFDLIIIGMGPGGYEAALTALRKKINVAIVEKSKLGGNCLNRACIPTKYLRSGAHSIEKLQKLKAYGIEVKDYSIDYKAAFENKEKSIGFLRKSLEQLLKSKKVPVFKGKGKIIDKNKVEVSYPDGSKEIIEGKNIIIATGSYPASVGKLIPDGNYIITTEDYMEKLDTLPESMLIVGGGVAGCEIGYIAKSYGCQVYITELQDRLLPSDIISPEISKNLLKKLNSVGIKTFFNTTVEDFSIEESKIKVKLSNGEIIVVDKILLTVGRKPNTQDIDTIGIEKDEKGFIKVNSYLQTNFENIYAIGDVVNSPMLAHIASYEAKIVLHNITSQDKKIPDYTLTPWAIFSGYEIGHVGLNEETAKKQGLEVISGYYPFTYNEKAVDELEPEGYVRLYFEKNSKKIIGVDVVGIGASEIIHQIAVFIKEGYTADQVHEFIYFHPSLSEIFAYASYDIAVGKLF
- the purF gene encoding amidophosphoribosyltransferase translates to MCGVFGVFNNKSAAELTFLGLHALQHRGQESAGIAVSDGYDINIRLGSGLVTQAIKEEDIKELKGDIAIGHVRYSTSGGSNPKNIQPFFAHFYGGQFAIAHNGNLVNAERLKRELEMEGAIFRSTSDTEVFVHLIAKSRQPAPPHINLHKNDEDFLPHVFEAMKKVKGAYSLVILREKQLIAVRDPHGFRPLVLGKNRSGSYFVASETCALDIVDAEYLRDINPGEVIVIDDAGIRSYYPFEHTENPKKCIFEFVYFARPDSKIFKDWVYSVRKEFGRRLAKEYPIDADCVIPVLDSGLLAALGYSEESGIPFEIGLIRNHYVGRSFIQPSQEIRDLSVRLKLNPVRDVIEGKRIIVIDDSIVRGTTSRKIVNMLRRAGAKEVHMLISSPPVVSPCYYGIDTPTKEELLASSMSIEEIRKFIGADTLGYLSLEGMLEAADKTKGYCTACFTGHYPVLDELFEEIQIP